From a single Ailuropoda melanoleuca isolate Jingjing chromosome 12, ASM200744v2, whole genome shotgun sequence genomic region:
- the LOC100477677 gene encoding carbohydrate sulfotransferase 6 — protein MWLPRISSTAVTVLLLAQTGILLFLVSWPRPPSPAGGKERVHLLVLSSWRSGSSFVGQLFSQHPDVFYLMEPGWHVWTTLSQGSAPALHMAVRDVVRSVFLCDMDVFDAYLPWRRNLSDLFQYAVSRALCSPPACSAFPRGAISSEAVCKPLCARQPFRLAQEACRSYSHVVLKEVRFFNLQVLYQLLNDPALNLRIVHLVRDPRAVLRSREQTAKALARDNGIVLGTNGTWVEADPGLRVVREVCRSHVRIAEAATQKPPPFLRGRYRLVRFEDLARAPLPEIRALYAFAGLSLTPQLEAWIHNITHGSGPGARREAFKTSSRNAVNVSQAWRHALPFAKIRRVQELCAGALQLLGYRPVFSESEQRNLALDLVLPRGPSSFSWASSTAAHP, from the coding sequence ATGTGGCTGCCGCGCATCTCCAGCACGGCGGTGACCGTGCTCCTGCTGGCGCAGACTGGCATCCTGCTTTTCCTGGTCTCCTGGCCCAGGCCGCCGTCCCCAGCCGGCGGCAAAGAGCGGGTGCACCTGCTGGTGCTGTCCTCATGGCGCTCGGGCTCGTCCTTCGTGGGCCAGCTCTTCAGCCAGCACCCCGATGTCTTCTACCTGATGGAGCCCGGGTGGCACGTGTGGACCACCCTGTCGCAGGGGAGCGCGCCGGCGCTGCACATGGCCGTGCGCGACGTGGTGCGCTCCGTCTTCCTGTGTGACATGGACGTGTTCGACGCCTACCTGCCGTGGCGCCGCAACCTGTCCGACCTCTTCCAGTACGCGGTGAGCCGCGCGCTGTGCTCGCCGCCCGCCTGCAGCGCCTTCCCGCGCGGCGCTATCAGCAGCGAGGCGGTGTGCAAGCCGCTGTGCGCGCGGCAGCCCTTCCGCCTGGCTCAGGAGGCCTGCCGCTCCTACAGCCACGTGGTACTCAAGGAGGTGCGCTTCTTCAACCTGCAGGTGCTCTACCAGCTGCTGAACGACCCCGCGCTCAACCTGCGCATCGTGCACCTGGTGCGCGACCCGCGAGCCGTGCTGAGGTCGCGCGAGCAGACGGCCAAGGCGCTGGCGCGCGACAACGGCATCGTGCTGGGCACCAATGGCACGTGGGTGGAGGCCGACCCCGGCCTGCGCGTGGTGCGCGAGGTGTGCCGCAGCCACGTGCGCATCGCGGAGGCCGCCACGCAGAAGCCGCCGCCCTTCCTGCGGGGCCGCTACCGCCTGGTGCGTTTTGAGGATCTGGCGCGGGCGCCGCTGCCCGAGATCCGCGCGCTCTACGCCTTTGCGGGCCTGAGCCTCACGCCGCAGCTCGAGGCCTGGATCCACAACATCACGCACGGGTCCGGGCCCGGCGCGCGCCGCGAGGCCTTCAAGACCTCGTCCAGGAACGCGGTCAATGTCTCCCAGGCCTGGCGCCACGCACTGCCCTTCGCCAAGATCCGCCGCGTGCAGGAGCTGTGTGCCGGTGCGCTGCAGCTGCTGGGCTACCGGCCGGTCTTCTCCGAGAGCGAGCAGCGCAACCTCGCCCTGGACCTGGTGCTGCCGCGCGGCCCTAGCAGCTTCAGCTGGGCGTCATCCACTGCTGCGCACCCTTAA